One region of Flavobacterium sp. GSB-24 genomic DNA includes:
- a CDS encoding NADP-dependent glyceraldehyde-3-phosphate dehydrogenase has product MSFIPEEYQINTLINQDTYLVNGELKQWTGQTTPVFSTISSTEKYSPTLLGSIPFMGEKEAAEVVEAATNAYDMGQGLWPTMKVADRIKCMENFVKQMKETREEVVKLLMWEIGKNLGDSQKEFDRTVEYIYDTIASYKELNGRSSHFEKVQGVNAMIRRGPLGVVLCLGPYNYPLNETFSLLIPALIMGNTVIFKPAKHGVLCITPLLEAFRSSFPKGVINIVYGRGREVASPIMKSGKIDVLALIGNSKSAIALQDQHPNKNRLRLILGLEAKNPAIILPDADLDLAIQECIAGTLSFNGQRCTALKVLYVHESVREEFNKRFSEKVDSLIFGNPWEKGVSLTPLPETEKPSYIQGLIDDATSKGAKIINEKGGKHTDNYIFPAVLYPVNKEMRVYHEEQFGPVVPVLSFKDIKEPLNDMAESNYGQQVSLFGKDIKTLAPLIDSLVNLVCRVNLNSSCQRGPDAFPFTGRKDSAVGTLSIPDALRSFSIRTFVASKDIDYNNEILQELLNSKESNFINTDYIL; this is encoded by the coding sequence ATGAGTTTTATACCAGAAGAATATCAGATTAATACGCTGATAAATCAAGATACTTATCTTGTAAACGGAGAATTGAAACAATGGACAGGGCAAACCACACCTGTGTTTTCTACTATTTCTTCAACAGAAAAATATTCGCCGACTTTATTAGGATCTATTCCTTTTATGGGAGAAAAAGAAGCGGCGGAAGTTGTCGAAGCTGCAACCAATGCATACGATATGGGTCAGGGCTTATGGCCGACTATGAAAGTAGCAGATCGCATTAAGTGCATGGAAAATTTTGTGAAACAAATGAAGGAAACCCGCGAAGAAGTGGTTAAACTTTTGATGTGGGAAATTGGAAAAAATCTTGGAGATTCACAAAAAGAATTCGACAGAACGGTAGAATATATTTACGATACTATTGCCAGTTATAAAGAATTAAATGGACGCAGTTCGCACTTCGAAAAAGTACAGGGTGTAAACGCGATGATTCGCCGCGGACCTCTTGGAGTTGTATTGTGTCTTGGACCTTACAATTATCCACTGAATGAAACTTTTTCATTGTTGATCCCAGCTTTAATTATGGGTAATACAGTGATTTTTAAACCTGCTAAACATGGTGTTTTATGTATTACACCATTATTAGAAGCGTTTAGAAGCAGTTTCCCAAAAGGGGTAATTAATATTGTTTATGGCAGAGGACGTGAAGTGGCTTCTCCAATTATGAAATCTGGAAAAATTGATGTTTTGGCATTAATTGGAAATAGTAAATCGGCGATTGCATTACAAGATCAGCATCCAAACAAAAATAGACTGCGTTTGATTTTAGGTTTAGAAGCTAAAAATCCAGCGATTATTTTACCAGATGCCGACTTAGATTTGGCAATTCAAGAATGTATTGCGGGAACTTTATCTTTTAACGGACAACGCTGTACGGCTTTAAAAGTATTATATGTTCACGAATCTGTTAGAGAAGAATTCAATAAACGCTTTTCTGAAAAAGTAGATAGTTTAATTTTTGGAAATCCTTGGGAAAAAGGAGTTTCTTTAACACCGCTTCCAGAAACCGAAAAACCAAGTTACATTCAGGGATTAATAGATGATGCAACTAGTAAAGGAGCGAAAATCATTAATGAAAAAGGAGGAAAGCATACTGATAATTATATTTTTCCAGCGGTTTTATATCCAGTTAACAAGGAAATGCGCGTTTATCACGAAGAACAATTTGGACCAGTTGTTCCTGTACTTTCATTCAAAGATATTAAAGAACCTTTAAATGATATGGCAGAATCTAACTACGGACAACAGGTGAGTTTGTTTGGTAAAGATATAAAAACGCTTGCCCCGCTTATTGATTCCTTGGTAAACTTAGTTTGTAGAGTAAACCTCAACAGTTCTTGCCAAAGAGGACCAGATGCGTTTCCGTTTACAGGCCGCAAAGATTCGGCTGTAGGAACATTAAGTATTCCAGATGCTTTGCGTTCTTTCTCAATTCGTACGTTTGTAGCTTCAAAAGATATCGATTATAATAATGAAATTCTGCAGGAATTGCTAAACAGCAAAGAATCAAATTTTATTAACACCGACTATATTTTGTAG
- a CDS encoding rhodanese-like domain-containing protein, with amino-acid sequence MNLSQEDWVAQLEADENAVILDVRTEDEFNDGYIENALNIDINKGQGFIYEIEELDKNKNYYVYCRSGARSAKACQIMNELGIENAYNLLGGILDWEGETVQP; translated from the coding sequence ATGAATTTATCACAAGAAGATTGGGTTGCTCAGTTAGAAGCTGACGAAAATGCAGTTATACTTGACGTAAGAACTGAAGACGAATTTAATGACGGCTATATTGAAAATGCTTTAAACATTGACATCAATAAGGGTCAGGGGTTCATTTACGAAATCGAAGAATTAGACAAAAATAAAAATTACTATGTATACTGCCGTTCTGGAGCTAGAAGTGCAAAAGCATGTCAGATCATGAACGAACTAGGTATCGAAAATGCCTACAATCTGCTTGGCGGAATCCTGGATTGGGAAGGCGAAACAGTACAACCATAA